CGAAGacattgtaaaaatttcacTAAATCTTCCACCTCCCAAtccaataatatttatgtatGACGAAAGTGAACtacatatatttattaattggAAGGAGTTTATTACTTTGAGAAACGTTAATGACAATGTAAGTAAATTAATATCGATCTACGATATGGATGTGGATTATATTATGATAATTCATGCTTaactaaatttttcaaaaagaaaattttttaaaaaatcaggtctttaatatttgtctGATAGAACTGAATCTTTCATCGAGATAGATGTTAAATACATAGAAATACCTTGAATTTCTATTTGATTTTCAATTAAacagaaaataattataatttatctaATTCGTGTATTGAGGATCTTCTTAATATTGCCGAAATAGAAATTCTCACCGATGATCTAGTGGATGCTGAAATTCTAAATAAGATTGTCGTGTTGAGtaaattatcaaaagaTAACTTTACAATCTTTACATTTAAGaatatacattttatttctttatctaCTAATTTTGCTGAAATAATATATGAAGATCTGCactaaaaattgtaaatacATTCAGACAAAATAAGATTTAAGTTATATAGTGGATAATGTTTTCATTATTTACGAAACAAAACAAGCGACAATACTACAGACATAGAAAGtatttagtattttttaaaaatcttaaaagTCTTCTCTGCACATGAATAATGCAAAAAACATAAGAGGAGTTaggtttttttaatatttgttgcagtataaaaacaaactaGATTTTCTTATAGCGAGAATTGTAAATAAACCAGAATCGGCCTTAAACATAATATCTAGATTTTTGTATCTTATAGATGATTCAATAAAGAAGACAGGCCAAAATTTTTGGGAGCAACAGGCGGAGTAGGGGGAAGTATTGATTTTGATTAAACAATCTTTTCTTAAACATTTATTATCTATGCATGGTTCAAAACTttactaaatttaaatttgtatattaATTGAAAcagaaatatatattaatagaaGATGTGCGAAGAtactatatttaaaaattttaaagacaTAATTAGTTTATGGAAAATATAGCGAATTGAGCtatgatttatttaaaatgattaaaattttaatgctacattattttgattattttaaaatttacaaaaataagttcttagataaaatttgtGGAACAACATCTTTATTCGTAGGATTGGATGAAAGCATTACTTTAAAACATGAAAATGGTCTACTTACGGAAAATTGTATAATCGAAGATTTAAAgcttgataaaaattaataatgaaattttttgatctaaattgttgaaaaataacaaggaagataaaaaacatgattACATCAGagatataaagaaaaaagagatGGGAATGgcgaaaaaaatattagaagaTTGCCTTTCGATGAAAGATTTGCTAGAAATACTAGAAACAGCCTTGTATACTAATATGGAatgttttttgaataatGTTCTAATTATAAGCccgaaaaaaaattaattgaCAAGTCAACAGATGTGATTGAtcaaatatcaaaaaatcctgtaattttagaaaaagaaacgaagaaataagaagttatttattagtttgaacaaaaaaagaatataacacatcaataaaatgttatatTAAGGAGAACCtaaagaataataaaacaaaatatactCAAGAAGTGTTAATAAATTGttagaaaattaatttgatGATGATAAAGATCTAAAATATGtggaaaattttaaactataTTCAATCAATTTTGGGGTTAAAATGCTTATAAGAGTCATGGATTTtgaatcaaaaaaattacacgAAGAATTGCTTTTAAGATTGGAAAATAAGGAGAAGCAAAAATGAActctataaaataaatatattagcTTAGTTTAATTTTGTAGTTTATTgacttttataaatataaagcaggatttttacaaaataattagTATATACATcgataaattttattttcaaattacTGGGTAGTTGAATCATGCAAAATTATTAGTATAAGATAAATATAGCAATGCAATTCTCAtgtctatatttttttagtaagttttattgtaaattttgaCTGTTTATATTGCATATACATTAAAGCTACAGTTGAAAACCAATGTATAATGGATTGAAAGTCATTACACGCGAAAACTTCTACAAATCTATAAGTAGATCTTAACATTAAGGCATTTATCAGACAATAATCAAAATTGAttgtattttaaacaatttaCTGGCGATTTATGTTAGTATACAGCTATACTTCATAGTAATCATAAAACATTTGATATGGTTCTTAATATTACGAAATTTTGTTTCTGTGATAATAAAAGTAACAATCAAACGAAGCCCCAGTGATATATGTGAATATAATAGTAgcgaaattttttttacacatGTTGTTTTCTGTAAGCTTTTTGCCGAGATTTTACTGTCATCTgagttaaatttaataaaagaacGCAATTCAcctaaatatatataaaattcctGTAAAGTCATAAgtattgaaattttatttttaattaggttcgaatttttaattttatcgtAGCGTCTAAAAAAAGTAACTTAATTATTGTTTTGTtgtgtaaattttttagccCAATATGAATAtcagtaattttttttgggggATTTTAGCAGTACAAGGTAATAAACTTGCctataataaaatcaaagatAAACTTTTGGAAgttatagaaaataaagattataTATCTACTGATCCTACTttaaattacaattttGTACATatctttaattataaacacGAAGAGAAAAAATGTATGATAAAAGTTAGATTGTCGATATGGAATAAAGATGAATATACTTATCACGATCTACATATTGactgtaaaaataaactaatAAATGACATTATAGATGAAATTGAAGatatatgtatttttttacttaattATCCATCGAATAATCCAATAATATTAAGTTACGAAGAAAGTGAATTGAACACACTAATTAATTTGGACAATTCTTTtactattaaaaatgttattGACTACATTAAACAAAGAAATGATTTGAGAAAAGATGGGtatgaaatatattatgaaaatatttgtatgaTAAATTCCATGCTAGAAAAAGTTATTCATAGATATGAGATCTTTAATTTGACTTTATTTAAGCCCGAATCATCTATCGATGTGATTTTAAAGTATGTAACATTACTCGAACACACaattagattttatttgaaaatagaCAATAAGCACGttttatttgaattttGTATTGAAGATCTTTTTGATCTTGCagcaataaaaataaaatcaaaaaattatgttgaCATTCTAATTcttaaaaagattattGAATTGAGTAAATTGTCTTGCGATAATTTCAAcagtttttatataaaagaatatacATTACCAATAACTTGTACAGCTAATTCTATTGAAATTCTAGGTGAAGGTCATGCCTTAAATTTGGAGATATATTCagacaaaataatttttaaagaagatgataaaaaatatgtttattatGTACGAAATAAAGCAAGTTATAATTGCATAGAAAGGGAATGTCAATTAGAATTAATCGAAATCCTAAAGGTTTTCGATGCAATGAATAATTCGAAAAACATTAAAGGAgttatattgatttttaatttgttgaAAGACAATAATAAGATATTATTcctaatagaaaaaattattaatcaAAAAGGATCAggtttaaatatattatttaaatttttattttttattaatgattCGATATGTAAAGATTTGCTAAATTTTATGCCAACAACAGATGGGTTATGTGAAAGTCATTATGTTGatttaagtaaatttttttatgaacaTTTATCTGCTATTCCTGGACCGAAACTTTACTTAATTCAAATTTGTATATTAATTGAAACAGAAAGATATATTAATGAAAATGATGTTAGCGaagatattatatttagaacTTTCAAAGACATAATAAGCTTAttgaaaatagaaaataatagtGAATCGAGCCAtgattaatttaaaatgatcGAAATTTTAGTGTTACATTATTTTgatcattttaaaatttacaaaaataagttCTTAGATCAAATTTGTGGAATAACATCTTTATTCGTAGGATTAGATGAAAATATTCATCTAAAACATGATTCTGGTTTACTTACGGAAAATTGTATAATTGAAGATTTAAAGCTTGATAAAAATGAGATAAGAATTAATAACGAAATTATTCGATCTAAATTGTTGATAAATAACAAGgaagataaaaaacatgaaaacatcagaaatataaagaaaaaagaaatggAAATTgctataaaaatactagAAGATTGCCTAACGACAAAAGATTTACCAGAAATACTTGAAAGCGCCTTGTATACTAATATggaatgtttttttaatgatgtTGCAATTTCAAGCTTTgaaaaagaattaattGACAAGTCAAAAGATGTgattgataaaatatttaataattccctacttttaaaaaatacaaatgaagaaataagaaGATATCTATTAGTAcgaacaaaaaaagaatataacaCATCTATAAAATGTTATATAAAGGAGaacataaagaaaaataaaacaaaatatttacatgaagtactaataaaattgctagaaaatgaatttgaagatgttacaaataaaaaaacaatatgtgaaaaaaattataaccATATTCGATCAACTTTGCAagaaaaatgtattatcAGAATATTTAATGAAGAGTCCGAAAAATTACATGAtgatttgataaaaatactaaaaaatcaagacACTgcatttaaataaatgaacttgattattttatatcgtctaactattttataaatttgtaggTTAGAGTTTAAagttttactttttaatataaacagtggtaaaaaatattttttgtttttagcAATCAATTGTGCTataattctattttattattagtaCAATGCAATTTCCATAAAAATGGCAGGTGTTTGCACTGTAATTTTGACAGGTGATTAGTTTCTGCAAGAAAGCTCAGAATATGACAGCTGTAGTTagtatatataataagtACTTGTTATAGGCTGCAAATGTTCCATAGGTAGGCATTGCtatgaaatatattttagacATAAAGGATAACATATGTATTTTCTAAGTTTTTGATAACTTGTAATGACAACAAACCACAAATAAtacatttgtaaaatacaattgatatttttctaatttaacACTACAGAGATTAGATCCTGTGATGTATAACTAActgtcaaaataaaaatctcaGTTGTAGTGttataaagtttttatattgcCAATATAATCTATGAGTCAAGTAATTTGAAcactaaaaattaaaacacaTTGCATTACCTTTTAAAGCTTAGTTTGATAACGAtttcaatttaaaatatgagCATGAAAAGTCTTAATTGTTGTTTTATTTGCAGAATTACAGTATAATTGACGTTTGTATCATTAGGCTtaaataagtttttttgtttacatTCTTAAtgtgtaaattttttaattcattgtgaatataaatgtttatttttatcataattttaGAGGCACAAGGATGCAACCTTATTTATGATGAGATTAAAGATAAGATTGTCAGACAATAGAGGATAAAAGGTATTTACCAATTTATcgtgataaaaaatttttttttgtaaatattccTTTCCATGAACACGGTGAGAATAAGTATATGATAAAAGTTAAATTATCAATTCGCAATAGACGTGATAAGacatattgtattttttgcatacgttataaatataaatcgaTAAAAAACACAAGGTGAAATTGAATGTAACGTTAATAATGTATTAAAACCACCAAACAATAAGTATGTGATTTAAAGTACGAAGAAAGCTAatctaattattttttaatttagacAACTCTGTTAAATTGGGGATGTTGATGACTGCATTaaacaaaacaataaaGATAGAAAGATTTGATATATTCTTAATTATGATCATATCTGTGTGTTAAATTCcgtattaaaaaatatttaaaaaaatgatatttttaatattagtTCAAATAAAGTTGTAGCGTTTATTATAGTGactttaaaatgtttacaCATTCCTAgacattttattatattttatattgtcagaaagtaataaatatttatttaaactATGTATCAAATAccttttttttcaatttgaCGACATAAAAGTAATTTCGGATAACTCAActgaaattaaaatactaaaaatttatagaattttaaGGTTATCtaatgataatttttaatagtcTTTATATAAGAGAATATACACTACCAATAACTTTACACCTGATTCAATCGAAATAAGAGACGTAGATATGTGcttaaatatattgatggaatctaataaaatatgttttattaaaggGACCAaatctttctttttatatttgcaAGATCTATTTGAATGAATTGTGCAGAAAATAATTGTTTTAAcgaatttcaaaaattttttaatgcaATGaatactttaaaaaatattagaggTGTAAGGttgatatattatttgttaaGAGATAACGACAAACTAGAATTgtttatatcaaaaaattattaatagaCCTGGTTCGGccttatataaaatatttaatcttATGATTGCACTCTATGATCCAATAGatgaataatttttgtatatttttgcttctaataaaaaactaagtAAAAGTGGTAAGAATCTGctcaaaaaattagtttACGAAACTTTAATGATAATTAGTGGTTGgcgattttttttgtttaaaattgttttttaattaaagcagaaaaacatattaatgAAAATGATATGAGTGATGAtatcatatttaaaaattaaaagacaTGATTAACCTAGTtgat
The genomic region above belongs to Vairimorpha necatrix chromosome 3, complete sequence and contains:
- a CDS encoding putative ribosome hibernation promotion factor, with product MNISNFFWGILAVQGNKLAYNKIKDKLLEVIENKDYISTDPTLNYNFVHIFNYKHEEKKCMIKVRLSIWNKDEYTYHDLHIDCKNKLINDIIDEIEDICIFLLNYPSNNPIILSYEESELNTLINLDNSFTIKNVIDYIKQRNDLRKDGYEIYYENICMINSMLEKVIHRYEIFNLTLFKPESSIDVILKYVTLLEHTIRFYLKIDNKHVLFEFCIEDLFDLAAIKIKSKNYVDILILKKIIELSKLSCDNFNSFYIKEYTLPITCTANSIEILGEGHALNLEIYSDKIIFKEDDKKYVYYVRNKASYNCIERECQLELIEILKVFDAMNNSKNIKGVILIFNLLKDNNKILFLIEKIINQKGSGLNILFKFLFFINDSICKDLLNFMPTTDGLCESHYVDLSKFFYEHLSAIPGPKLYLIQICILIETERYINENDVSEDIIFRTFKDIISLLKIENNNQICGITSLFVGLDENIHLKHDSGLLTENCIIEDLKLDKNEIRINNEIIRSKLLINNKEDKKHENIRNIKKKEMEIAIKILEDCLTTKDLPEILESALYTNMECFFNDVAISSFEKELIDKSKDVIDKIFNNSLLLKNTNEEIRRYLLVRTKKEYNTSIKCYIKENIKKNKTKYLHEVLIKLLENEFEDVTNKKTICEKNYNHIRSTLQEKCIIRIFNEESEKLHDDLIKILKNQDTAFK